Proteins from a single region of Esox lucius isolate fEsoLuc1 chromosome 13, fEsoLuc1.pri, whole genome shotgun sequence:
- the LOC105014517 gene encoding arachidonate 15-lipoxygenase B-like — protein sequence MVVYKAEVFTGDMLGAATLPFNDPNPDAVKNWKEVLELRRKVYRWSKFLDGLPESVKTKSVLSLPRGVQFSKTKFEESALTIGAAVTMVVYKVEVFTGDMMCAGTTNSITIQLIGTKGESDKIAFPSRGSQIPKGKDEFEVPTTSSLGHLVLLRLQTKHHIFHFIDKEWFCSKVVVTTPEGETVHFPCYQWVSSDKPVVLRDAVATLPFNDTNPDAVKNRKEELELRSKAYRWSKFLDGLPESVKTKSVFSLPREVQFSFTKATEFFLTIGAALFELELQGLLNDKKPWTSMKDIDRVFCGQKTDAYKYVEEHWKEDTFFGYQYLNGINPMMIRRCSKLPDNFPVTETMVKASLQEQRSLAEEIQNGNMFLVDYKNLDGVTANVINGKQQYLTAPLVLLHKNTDDTLKPIAIQLKQTPGDDNPIFLPTDSEYDWLLAKIFVRAADFAEHELNFHLLRTHLLSEVFAMATLRNFPMVHPLYKLLMPHFRYTLQIDTLARSQLISKHGIINTFAAVGGPGMMMYLKKAVASLTYSSLCMPEDIAARGLESLPNFYYRDDGLKLWNIIQKYVQGVVENYYCQDADVVKDSELQGWITEVYDHGFNKEPNTGIPQSFTLVTDLVKFLTMVIFTASVQHAAVNNGQFDFAGWMPNAPISLQKPPPTTKGQSTEKTMLETFPDINVTVHGLATVYLLSKQSDDYVPLGKYTDDQFIEKIPLEKIKQLQKELNIFNYETKIRNVELPLPYTYLMPEHVENSVAT from the exons ATGGTTGTGTACAAAGCAGAGGTCTTCACTGGAGATATGCTGGGTGCTG CTACCCTGCCATTCAATGACCCCAACCCAGATGCTGTGAAGAACTGGAAGGAGGTGCTGGAGCTTCGGAGAAAAGTCTACAG ATGGAGCAAGTTTCTAGATGGTCTACCTGAGTCTGTTaaaacaaaaagtgttttatCCCTGCCCCGTGGAGTTCAATTCTCAAAAACCAAGTTTGAGGAGTCCGCCTTGACCATCGGCGCAGC AGTCACCATGGTTGTGTACAAAGTAGAGGTCTTCACTGGAGATATGATGTGTGCTGGTACAACTAACAGTATCACCATACAACTCATTGGCACCAAGGGAGAAAGTGACAAAATCGCCTTCCCCAGTCGTGGGAGCCAAATCCCAAAGGGG AAGGATGAATTTGAGGTGCCAACTACTTCTAGCCTGGGCCACCTTGTACTCTTGAGGTTGCAGACGAAGCATCACATTTTCCACTTCATAGATAAAGAGTGGTTCTGTTCCAAGGTTGTCGTGACGACGCCAGAGGGAGAAACGGTCCATTTCCCCTGCTACCAATGGGTGTCAAGTGACAAGCCGGTTGTCTTGAGAGATGCCGTTG CTACCCTGCCATTCAATGATACCAACCCAGATGCTGTGAAGAACAGGAAGGAGGAGCTGGAGCTTCGGAGTAAGGCCTACAG ATGGAGCAAGTTTCTAGATGGTCTACCTGAGTCTGTTAAAACAAAAAGTGTTTTCTCACTGCCCCGTGAAGTTCAATTCTCATTCACCAAGGCCACGGAGTTCTTCTTGACCATTGGCGCAGC ACTGTTTGAGTTGGAACTACAAGGACTTTTGAACGATAAGAAACCATGGACGAGCATGAAAGATATCGATCGAGTTTTCTGTGGCCAAAAAACAGATGCTTACA AGTATGTTGAAGAGCACTGGAAAGAGGACACCTTTTTTGGATACCAGTATCTTAACGGTATCAACCCAATGATGATCCGTCGTTGCTCCAAGCTTCCAGACAACTTCCCTGTCACAGAAACCATGGTGAAGGCTTCTCTCCAGGAACAACGCAGCCTGGCAGAGGAGATTCAG AATGGCAACATGTTCCTAGTTGATTACAAGAACCTGGATGGAGTGACTGCAAACGTGATCAATGGGAAACAGCAGTACCTAACCGCTCCTCTGGTGCTGCTCCACAAGAACACTGATGACACCTTGAAGCCCATTGCCATACAA TTGAAGCAGACCCCTGGAGATGACAACCCCATCTTCCTTCCCACTGACTCTGAGTATGACTGGCTCCTGGCCAAGATATTTGTGCGAGCTGCAGACTTTGCAGAACACGAGCTCAACTTTCACCTGCTGCGTACTCACCTGCTGTCTGAGGTCTTTGCCATGGCAACTCTTCGCAACTTTCCCATGGTGCATCCCCTGTACAAG CTCCTGATGCCCCACTTCCGCTACACACTGCAGATTGACACGTTGGCTAGATCACAGCTGATATCGAAGCATGGGATCATCAATACG TTTGCAGCTGTGGGTGGTCCAGGGATGATGATGTACCTGAAGAAAGCTGTGGCCTCATTGACTTACAGCTCCCTCTGTATGCCGGAGGACATCGCTGCACGCGGGCTGGAGTCACTTCCCAACTTCTACTACAGGGATGACGGACTCAAGCTGTGGAACATCATCCAAAA GTATGTCCAGGGAGTGGTGGAGAACTACTACTGTCAAGATGCTGACGTCGTTAAAGACTCAGAACTGCAGGGTTGGATTACGGAGGTGTATGACCATGGCTTCAACAAAGAACCCAACACAG GAATCCCTCAGTCTTTTACATTGGTGACTGATTTGGTTAAGTTTCTCACCATGGTGATCTTCACTGCATCTGTCCAACATGCTGCCGTCAACAATGGGCAG TTTGATTTTGCTGGCTGGATGCCCAACGCTCCCATCTCCCTGCAGAAGCCCCCTCCCACCACTAAGGGGCAGTCTACTGAGAAGACCATGCTGGAAACATTCCCGGACATTAATGTAACTGTGCATGGCTTGGCAACAGTGTATCTTCTGAGCAAGCAGTCAGATGACTAT GTTCCTCTTGGAAAATACACAGATGACCAGTTCATTGAAAAGATCCCACTGGAGAAGATTAAACAACTCCAGAAGGAGCTGAACATCTTCAACTATGAAACCAAAATCAGGAATGTTGAACTGCCATTGCCATACACCTATCTTATGCCTGAGCATGTAGAGAACAGTGTAGCCACATGA